ATAAAAAATTGGAATCTCTCATGCTGGAAGGCTGGCAAAAACAGATTACCTATATCCCGCAGCATCCATATCTTTTTTCTGATACGTTGATGAACAATATTCGTTTTTATCATCCAAAGGCAACAGAACAGGAAGTGATGAAGGCAGCAAGACTCGCTGGTTTATCCGAAGTGATGTCAGACCTTCCAGATGGGTTGCATACGGCCGTTGGAGAAGGCGGGCGTCCGCTGAGCGGCGGCCAGGAGCAGCGTGTTGCCATTGCCAGGGCCTTTTTAAGCGGCCGTTCCATCTTATTGTTGGATGAACCAACTGCCCACTTGGATATTGAAACAGAGTATGAATTAAAAGAGACCATGCTGCAGTTATTTACTGGGAAATTAGTATTCTTTTCCACGCATCGCCTCCATTGGATGCGGGAAATGGATCAAATTTTGGTACTTGATCAAGGAAAACTCATAGAAACTGGAACACATGAACAATTAATGGCAAAACAGGGTGTATATTATCAGCTTGTAATGGCACAATTGGAGGGGCTCTAATGAAAAAGGAAAAATGGATCATTCCCTATTTAAAACAATATCGCGGTTTGTTTTTGCTGGCCATTTTTCTGGGAGGGCTGACCATCCTTTTTGGCGGCGGTTTGGTGTTTACTTCCGGGTACTTAATTTCAAAAGCAGCAACTAGACCGGAATCCATTTTAATGATCTATGTACCGATTGTCGGCGTTCGAACGTTTGGAATCGGACGTGCCGTTTTAAGTTATATCGAAAGATTGACAGGACATCAATTCATCTTGAAAATTCTGTCCAATATGCGTGTTCGCTTGTACAAAGTTCTCGAGCCCCAAGCGACTTTTCTGAGATCTCGTTTTTTAACGGGTGACATCCTGGGAGTTCTTGCAGATGATATTGAACATTTACAGGATTTCTACTTGAAAACACTGTTTCCATCACTGGTGTCACTAATCATTTATACAGTGATTATGGTTTGTGCTGGAAGTTTTTCCATTTCGTTTGCACTTACACTTGCTATCCTAATTGGAATTTTACTATTTATAGCACCCGGTATTTCATTCTACTATTTGAGAGCCAAAAATGAAAAAATGAAACATGGAAGACATAGGCTTTATCAACAGTTTACTGATGCGGTTTTTGGGGTTAGTGATTGGCTCTTTAGCGGCAGACAATTGGAGTTTATTAAGCAATATGAAGCTTTGCAGCATCAGCAGCTGCAAATTGAAAAAAAAATCCATTCATTTGTGAATTGGCGAGACTTAGGAAACCAAGTCTTGCTGGGGATTATGGTGATTTATGCTATTTATAGGGCGGATGTTATGTCAGTCAGCGGGCAAATTCCTGCAACCTTTATTGCAGCTGTAGGCTTGGTGACACTATCCATATTGGAATCATTTTTGCCGCTTTCGGATGCCGTTAGTAATATCACTTCTTACCAAGATTCAATCCACCGCCTTGAGAAATTGGATTCCTATGATGTTCCAAAGTGGGTAGAAACAGAGAATGATATGGATTGTGATTTCCCCAACATATCAATTGAATTAACCGATGTTCGATTCCAATATCCCACTGAACCGATTCTGATCCATGATCTAAATCTTACAGTAAAACAAGGTGAAAAAATCGCCATTTTAGGACCAAGCGGTGCCGGAAAATCAACTCTTTTAAAATTGATTCTGGGAGAGTTAGAACCTACAAATGGGTCGGTTCTATTAAATGAGTACAAAGCAAATGAGATTCAATTAGCGATTCCAAAAATCATTTCTGTATTAAACCAAAAAGCTTATTTATTTCATACATCCGTTTTAAATAATATCAGACTGGGAAATCCGGAAGCCTCAGATGAAGAAGTATATAAGGCGGCAGAGCAGGTTCAGCTTCATGACATGATAAAAGACTTGCCAAAAGGATATGAAACCAACATGAATGAAACAGGACAGCGTTTTTCAGGCGGAGAGCGGCATAGAATTGCTCTTGCACGTATTCTCTTGCAAAAAACACCAGTAGTTATCATGGATGAACCTACAGTCGGGCTAGATCCGATCACAGAAAAACAATTGCTGGCAACAATATTTGAAACACTAAAGGATAAAACCATAATTTGGGTAACTCACCACTTAATTGGAATGGAGAAAATGGATCGGATTCTATTTATGGATCGTGGAAAAGTTACGATGAGCGGCAGCCACCAACAATTGTTGGCAACTGAAGACAGATATCGGAAGCTCTATTCAATGGATCACCCATTTTTTAAATAAATGCGATAGAAAAAACGATTTAAGACAGTACCTTTGCTGCCGAAGGGCAGGGCTATTTTCTAGGAATTTAAAATATGTTAAAAACAACATCTTGACGAAATAATGGAATACTGATAATATAATAAAATAATTTTTAAATCGTTAAACGCGATGAAAGATTATACTTCTACATAGAAGCTTTTAACCCATAATAATTGAATTATCGCAAGCTATGATTGCTATGGATCAAACTATAGCAGGAGCAGCTTCTGGAGAGACCGCATGAATGTGCGGCGCCGAAGGGTTCACTATCTCAGGCAAAAGGACAGAAGAGTACTAAATTTTACTTGTTATTCTTAACAGAAGTGTAACAGGTTCTATTTGTTATTCTTACGTCTTAGAGGT
Above is a genomic segment from Neobacillus endophyticus containing:
- the cydC gene encoding thiol reductant ABC exporter subunit CydC — translated: MKKEKWIIPYLKQYRGLFLLAIFLGGLTILFGGGLVFTSGYLISKAATRPESILMIYVPIVGVRTFGIGRAVLSYIERLTGHQFILKILSNMRVRLYKVLEPQATFLRSRFLTGDILGVLADDIEHLQDFYLKTLFPSLVSLIIYTVIMVCAGSFSISFALTLAILIGILLFIAPGISFYYLRAKNEKMKHGRHRLYQQFTDAVFGVSDWLFSGRQLEFIKQYEALQHQQLQIEKKIHSFVNWRDLGNQVLLGIMVIYAIYRADVMSVSGQIPATFIAAVGLVTLSILESFLPLSDAVSNITSYQDSIHRLEKLDSYDVPKWVETENDMDCDFPNISIELTDVRFQYPTEPILIHDLNLTVKQGEKIAILGPSGAGKSTLLKLILGELEPTNGSVLLNEYKANEIQLAIPKIISVLNQKAYLFHTSVLNNIRLGNPEASDEEVYKAAEQVQLHDMIKDLPKGYETNMNETGQRFSGGERHRIALARILLQKTPVVIMDEPTVGLDPITEKQLLATIFETLKDKTIIWVTHHLIGMEKMDRILFMDRGKVTMSGSHQQLLATEDRYRKLYSMDHPFFK